Proteins encoded in a region of the Coregonus clupeaformis isolate EN_2021a chromosome 9, ASM2061545v1, whole genome shotgun sequence genome:
- the LOC121573387 gene encoding tubulin alpha-8 chain-like — MRECISVHIGQAGVQMGNACWELYCLEHGFQPDGTIHENAAPQLTNSSFGTFFSETGAGKYVPRAIFLDLEPTVVDEIRNGHYRQLYHPEQLISGKEDAANNYARGHYTIGKEIVDSVMDRMRKMADQCTGLQGFLIFHSFGGGTGSGFGALLMERLSVDYGKKSKLEFSVYPAPQVSTAVVEPYNSILTTHTTLEHSDCSFMVDNEAIFDICKRNLGVERPSYTNLNRLIAQIVSSITASLRFDGALNVDLTEFQTNLVPYPRIHFPLVTYAPIISAEKAYHEQLSVPEITNACFEPANQMVKCDPRRGKYMACCLLYRGDVVPKDVNAAIASIKTRRSIQFVDWCPTGFKVGINYQPPTVVPGGDQAKVQRAVCMLSNTTAIAEAWSRLDHKFDLMYAKRAFVHWYVGEGMEEGEFSEAREDMAALEKDYEEVGTDSGDACENEEYTILE; from the exons ATG AGGGAGTGCATTTCTGTCCACATTGGCCAAGCAGGAGTCCAGATGGGCAACGCATGCTGGGAGTTGTATTGTCTGGAGCATGGTTTCCAGCCAGATGGGACCATCCATGAAAACGCTGCTCCTCAATTGACTAACTCATCGTTTGGCACCTTCTTCAGTGAGACTGGGGCCGGGAAATATGTTCCCAGGGCCATCTTCTTAGATCTGGAGCCTACTGTTGTGG ATGAGATCAGGAATGGCCACTACCGTCAGCTTTATCACCCTGAACAACTCATCAGTGGCAAGGAGGATGCTGCCAATAACTACGCCCGTGGCCATTACACCATCGGCAAGGAGATTGTGGACTCCGTCATGGACAGGATGCGTAAAATG GCTGATCAATGCACTGGACTACAAGGGTTCCTCATCTTCCATAGCTTTGGAGGAGGGACCGGCTCTGGCTTTGGTGCCCTGTTGATGGAACGCCTGTCGGTGGATTACGGCAAGAAGTCCAAACTAGAGTTCTCAGTCTACCCTGCTCCCCAGGTGTCCACAGCAGTGGTGGAGCCCTACAACTCCATCCTGACCACCCACACCACCCTGGAGCACTCTGACTGCTCTTTCATGGTGGACAACGAGGCCATCTTTGACATCTGCAAGCGTAACCTGGGAGTGGAGCGGCCGTCTTACACCAACCTGAACCGCCTCATTGCCCAGATCGTCTCCTCCATCACAGCCTCCCTGCGCTTTGATGGCGCGCTCAATGTAgacctgacagagttccagaccaACCTTGTGCCTTACCCCCGTATCCACTTCCCCCTGGTCACCTATGCCCCCATCATCTCAGCAGAAAAGGCCTACCATGAGCAGCTCTCTGTCCCTGAGATCACCAACGCCTGCTTTGAGCCGGCTaaccagatggtgaagtgtgatccCAGACGTGGCAAGTACATGGCCTGCTGCTTGCTGTACCGTGGCGACGTGGTTCCCAAAGACGTCAACGCAGCCATCGCCAGCATCAAGACCCGGCGCAGCATCCAGTTTGTGGACTGGTGTCCCACTGGGTTCAAGGTGGGGATCAACTACCAGCCCCCTACGGTGGTTCCTGGAGGAGACCAGGCCAAGGTCCAGAGGGCTGTGTGCATGCTGAGCAACACCACAGCCATCGCTGAGGCTTGGAGTCGTCTGGACCACAAGTTTGACCTGATGTACGCCAAGCGGGCCTTTGTGCACTGGTACGTGGGTGAgggcatggaggagggagagttCTCGGAGGCCAGAGAAGACATGGCTGCTCTGGAGAAGGATTACGAGGAGGTGGGGACGGACTCTGGGGACGCCTGTGAGAATGAGGAATACACAATCCTAGAGTAA